Within Burkholderia cepacia GG4, the genomic segment CCTCGGGGGCCATCCGCCCGTCGGCCTGCAGCACGCCGTCCGTCATCCGCTCCGTCAGCGAGGTCGCCGCATTGCCGATGTCGATCTGGCTGCACGCGATGTTGTAGGTGCGGCCGTCGAGCGCGAGCGACTTGGTGATGCCGGCCACCGCATGCTTGGTGGCCGTGTACGCGATCGTATTCGGGCGCGGCGTATAGGCGGAGATCGAGCCGTTGTTGATGATGCGGCCACCTTGCGGCGTTTGCGCTTTCATCAGGCGCCACGCTGCCCGCGCACACAGAAAGACGCCCGTCAGGTTCGTCGCGACGACGTCGTTCCACACGCCGAATTCGTATTCGTCGAGCGGAACGGCCGGCGCATTGCGGCCGGCATTGTTGAAGAGGACATCCAGCCGGCCGAACTGCTCGGCGATCCGCGAGAATGCGTGTTCGACCGACGCTTCGTCGGTGACGTCAGCCCGGAACGTGTGCGCGTCGCCGTGGGCCGTGGTGATCGCCTCGCGGGTTTCACGCAACGATGCTTCGTTGCGCCCGATCAGCGCGACGGTAAATCCCGCGTTGGCGAGTGCGATGGCCGCGGCACGACCGATGCCGGAGCCGGCGCCCGTGACGGCTGCGAATTTCTGCGAGACAGACATGGCTTGATTCCCTGCTGGTTGGATGACGGGATGAGGCAAGAGGACGGGTTCGACGTACGTCGTGCGCCGGTTCACGCGACATCGTACCGCGCCCCCCGGGCTTGGCGACGCGCGCGACTATTTCTTCCGCGCGGGCGCGGCCTTCCGTCCGCGTGTCTCCGTCTCCGCGAACAGGTCGACCACGACCTCCCGCAACCATCGATTCCCTTCGTCCTGGTTGACCCGCGTATGCCACAGCATATGAATCGGCGCGCCCGGCAGCGTGACCGGCAACGCCCGCCAGCTTAGTGAAAACGGCGCGGCAAGTTGCAGCGCGAGATGCTCCGGCACGGTCGCGATCAGGTCGGTGCGCTGCAGGATATAGCCGACGCTCATGAAATGCGGCACCGTCAGCCGCACCCGGCGCTTCACGCGGCGCCGCTTCAGCCACTCGTCCACCTGCCCGTGACCGGTGCCGGCGGACACCACGACCAGGTGTTCGGCCTCCCGCCATGCGTCGACCGTCAGCGGCGCCTCCTCGAGCGGATGCCCGCGCCGGAACAGGCACACGTACCGCTGATCGAACAGCCGGCGTTGATAGAACCCGCCCTGCAGCTGCGGCAGCAGCCCGATCGCGAGATCGACGCGGCCGCCGGCCATCTCGTCGGCGAGGTTGACGCTCGTGTTGCGCACCGTATTGAGCGCGATGCCCGGCGCCGCGCGCGACAGGTGTTCGAGCAGCGCGGGCAGGAACACGACTTCGCCGATATCGGTCATCCCGATCGTCATCGTGCGGGTGGCGCGCAGCGGATCGAAACCGGTCGCGGGATTGAGCGCGGCATGCAGCGTCGACAGCGCCTGCGCAACCGGTTCGGCCAGCCGCAATGCGAACGGCGTCGGGACCACGCCGCCCGGCCCGCGCACGAACAGCGGATCGCCGAGCCGACGGCGCAGCTTCGCCAGCGCGTTGCTGACGCCCGGCTGGCTCATGTTCATCTGCTCGGCGACGGTCGACACGCGCCGCTCCTGCATCAGCCGCTGGAACAGCAGCAACAGGTTGAGGTCGATTTCGCTCAGTTCCATGGTTCGGCGGTGCCTCCGATCATTCCGTTCAGTGATGAAGCAGATTCCATTCATTTTATTGTGGGATGACGGTCCGCTGCTGACAATACCGATACGGCGCAGGCATTCGACAGGCGCGCTGAGCAGGCCACGCGCGCCGCGGCCTCGATTACTCAAGATCTGAACCTCGGAGACACATTCATCATGCAGACGAATCTGAAGCTTGCGATCGTCGGTGCCGGCATCGGCGGCCTGACGCTGGCGCTCGCATTGCGCGAGCGCGGCATCGACGCGCAGTTGTACGAGCAGACCGACGTGCTGCGCGAAGTGGGGGCGGCCGTTGCGCTGTCGGCCAATGCGACGCGCTTCTACGAACGGATGGGATTGCGTCCGGCCTTCGACGCCGTGTGTGCGGAGATCCCGGCCCTCGTCTATCGAGACGGTCGCAGCGGCGCGGTGATCGGCCATCATCGCGGCGAGCCCGACTATCGCCGGCAATTCGGCGGATCGTACTGGGGCGTGCACCGTGCCGACCTGCAGGCAATCCTGTCGAAGGCGGTCGGCATGGAGCAGATTCATCTCGGCCATCGGCTGGTCGATCTCGCGCAGCATCCGGATCGGGTCACGCTGACCTTCGACAACGGCGAGCGCGTCGACGCCGATCTCGTGATCGGCGCGGACGGCGCGCGTTCGATCACGCGGCGCTGGATGCTCGGCTACGACGACGTGTTGTATTCAGGGTGTTCGGGCTTTCGCGGCGTGGTGCCGGCCGAGCGGATGGACCTGCTGCCCGATCCCGAGACGATTCAATTCTGGGTCGGGCCGCACGGGCATCTGCTGCACTATCCGATCGGCGACAACGGCGACCAGAACTTCCTGCTGGTCGAGCGTCATCCGTCGCCGTGGCCGTCGCGCGACTGGGTCATGCCGGCGGAAGAAGGCGAGCAGTTGCGCCTGTTCAAGGACTGGCATCCGGCGGTGGTGCAGATGATCAGCGCGGTACCGATCAGCCAGCGCTGGGGGCTGTTCCACCGGCCGCCGCTCGGCCGCTGGAGCCGCGGGCGCGTGACGCTGATCGGCGACGCCGCGCACGCGCTGGTGCCGCATCACGGGCAGGGCGCGAATCAGTCGATCGAGGACGCGGTGGTGCTGGCCGCGCAACTGGCGATGGCGGGGCCCGGCAACTGGCGTGAGGCGCAGGAAGCCTACGAGCGGCTGCGGCGCGGCCGCACGCGCAAGGTGCAGTACGCGTCGATCTCCGCGGCCGACGTGCTGCATCTGCCCGACGGGCCGGCCGCGCAGGCGCGCAATGCGCGTCTGGGCGAGCGCGACAGCGTGCTGCATCACCTGGACTGGATTCACGATTTCGACGCGCTCGCCGACGAGCCGAACGAGCGGCAGGGCGGTACGTGGCTTTGAGCGGCAGGGGGCGGTGCGATCTGCAGGTGCCGGTCGGGGCGGCCGGCGCGGCATTCACGTAGCCGCGCGCCGGCCAGCCTGGATGGCCGTCACGCGTAGTCGGCCACCTGTTCCGTATCGCGCTTGACCTGCTCGATGTCGCGAAACCGCGCGGCCGGATGCGCGTCCGGCAATCGCGCCGAGCCGCCGAACAGCTTCTCGCGCAGCGTGCCCGGCGCATATTCGGTCGGATAGACGCCGCGCCGCTGTAATTCCGGCACGAGGTAGCGCACGATGTCCTCGAACGTTTCGTGCGCAACGGCATACGCGAGATTGAAGCCGTCGACGTCGGTCGCCTCGACCCATTCCTGCAGGATGTCCGCGACGGTCTGCGCCGAGCCGACGAACACCGGTCCCATCCCGCCGATGCCGCCCCAGGCCGCCAGTTCCTCGATCGTCCACGCGGTATCGCCGCCCGCCAGATGCTCGACGGCCGAGACGATCGCATTCGTTTCGACACGCCTGACGGGATCGGTCGGCGCATACTGGCCGAAATCGATGCCGGTCCAGCCGGACATGAACACGAGCGAGCCGTCGTACGACACGTAGCGGCGATACTCGTCGAACTTCGCCTGCGCCTTCTCGTCGGTCTCGTCGACGATCACCGTGACGAGGTTGTAGATCAGCACGTCGCGCGGATCGCGACCCGCGGCCGCGGCCTGCGCGCGCACGTCGGCGACATAGCGCGCGAGCTGCGGGCGGGTCGGCGCGGCGACGAACACGCATTCGGCGTGCTGCGCGGCGAACGCCTTGCCGGGGCCGGACGCGCCGGCCTGGAACAGCACCGGCGTGCGCTGCGGCGACGGCTCGCACAGGTGATAGCCGGGCACGTCGAAGAAGCGCCCCTTGTGGCCGATCTCGTGCACCTTCTCCGGATGCGTGAACACGCGGCCGTCGCGATCGCGCACCACTGCGCCATCTTCCCAGCTGCCTTCGAACAGCTTGTACAGCACCTCGACGTATTCGGCCGCGACCGCATAGCGGTCATCATGCGTGCGCAGCCCGTTGTCGCCGACGTTCTTCGCACCGCTTTCCAGGTACGACGTGACGATATTCCACGCGAGCCGGCCCTTGGTGTGATGGTCGGCGGTCGACAGCCGGCGCGCGAACGTGTACGGATGCTCGAACGTCGTCGACGCGGTGATGCCGATGCCGAGATGCTCGGTCGCCATCGCGATCGGCGCGGCGAGCTGCAGCGGATCGTTGACCGGGATCTGCGCGGCCTGGTGCAGCGCGTGGTAGTTGCTGCCCTGGTAGACGTCGTAATAGCCGATCACGTCCGCGATGAAGATTGCGTCGAAGATCCCGCGTTCGAGCACGCGGGCGAGATCGGTCCAGTAGTCGAGATCCTTGTACTGCCACGAGCGATCGCGCGGATGCGCCCACAGCCCCGGCGATTGATGGCCGACGCAGTTCATCTCGAACGCGTTGAAGCGGATGGTCTTGCTCATCGGGCGGTTCCGGTTTCCGTGCCGGCGGCTGCATCTGCACCGTTGCCGACGCGCCAGACGAACGGCGGCGTGCGTCCGTTGATCACCCAGTCGCCGACGATGCGCGCCTTGTAGACGAGCGGATTGTGCGACGACACCGTGCGTGCGTTGCGCCAGTGACGGTCGAGCGCGGTCGGGCTGCGCGTCGCGGATGCGCCGAGCGCGTCGAACAGGCGCGTCGCCGCGCGCAGTACGAGTTCCGACACGACGAGCTGGCTTTGCGCGGATTCGATTTCGGCCGCGACGTTCGCGGCGTGCTCGGCCTCGTCGTCGTTGCCGAAGCGTGCGAGGTACGCGTGCTGCAGCGGTTGCGCGGCACGCAGCGCGAGTGCGTCGGCCGCATAGGCCCACGACGCGATTTCGCCGATCACCTGCTGGAGTTGCGCATCGTCGCCGGCGCGCGCTGCGTTGCCATGGCTGTACACGCGTGTGCGGCCGCGCACGAGTTCGCCCGCGTCGCGCACGATCGCACGGCCGATGCCGGCCAGCGTGGCCACGTGGAACAGCTGGTAGAACGCGGTCTGATATCTGAAGCGGCGCGCGAAATCGGTCACGTGGTCGGCGTCGACCGCCGCATCCTCGAAGCGCGTCGTGCCGCTGCCGGTCGTCGTCTGGCCGAAGCCATCCCAGTCGTCTTCGCGGATCACGCCGGGCTGCGCGGTGGCGACCGCGACGATCACGTCGCTGCCGTCATGCGCGCGCTGCGCAAACACGTCGATCCAGTCCGCGAACAGGCTGCCGGTGCTGTAGAACTTCCGGCCGTTCAGCACGAGCCGGCCGTTCTGCTCCGACACCTTCGTGATGGTCTGGCCGAGCGGAACGTCGCCGGCCTCCGACCACGCGTTGCCGACGAGCTGGCTGCTCGCGAAGCGGTCGAACCAAATCGTGCGCTGCGGCCCGGGCGGCGCGTTCAGCCAGTCCTCGACGAACGCGAAGTGCCCGCGCAGCGCCTGCGGCAGATTGGAATCGGCGGCGGCGAGTTCGGTCAGCAGCTGGAACAGCTGCGGCAGCGATGCGCCGGCGCCGCCGTCGCGCACCGGCAGCCGTACCGCGCCGAAGCCGGCGGCTTTCAGCCAGCCGATCGCTTCATGCGGCAGCTCACGGCGGCGCTCGCGCTCGGCGGTGCCGGCGGCGATGCGCTCGAAGATCGGCCGGAACCGGCTGGCGAGTGCGTCATAGTCGGTGCCGGTGGAAAGATCGGTATCTGCGTGCGACGAAGTCATGCGGTGTTCCTCGAGGGGCGGGGCCGTTTGCACCGGGAGGCCAGTATAGGAAGCGCGGCGCGAGCGTTCCAATAACGGATTCGCAGATCGTTATCGTCGCTGCGTATTACGCGGATCGGCACGCGCCGTGTCGACGCCTGGGCAGCGATTGCGGCGTCGAAGCGCGGGATCGAACGCTGTTCTGGGCAATGTCGTTTGTTATCCGAAGGAATATCGTTACGAGAATCGCTCGGTTTGCCGGCCCGCGACGCACTGCTAGATTGAATGCTTTCGTCATTCGACAGGAGAGCCCGATGTCCGATACGAGCGCCACGATTCAGGAACGGCAGGCCGATGTGAAACCGCAGGTGGCCCGCGTGATCGCCGACGACACACAGGCGATCGCGGTCGCGCATACGCTCGCGCAGCGGCTCGCGGAAGGGGCGGCCGAGCGGGATCGGGAGCGTCGGCTGCCGCACGACGAGATCGAATGGTTCTCGCAGTCGGGGCTGTGGGCGATCACGGTGCCGAAGGCCTACGGCGGCGCGGGTGTATCGCATGTGACGCTCACCGAGGTGATCAAGATCGTCGCGGCGGCCGATGCGTCGCTCGGGCAGTTGCCGCAGAACCACTTCGGGCTGGTCGACGTGATCACGCTGACCGGTACCGACGCGCAGAAGCGCCATTTCTTCGCGGAAATCCTGAGCGGCAAGCGCTTCGGCAACGGCTTTTCGGAGAAGGGCACGAAGCACGTGCTCGACCTGAAGACGCGCGTGCGCCGCGATGGCGACGAGTATGTCGTCGACGGCACGAAGTTCTATTCGACCGGCGCGCTGTTCGCGCACTACGTGCCGGTGCTCGGCCTCGACGATGCGCAACGCGCGTGGCTCGCCTATGTCCCGCAGCCGACGCCGGGGCTGACCGTGATCGACGACTGGTCGGGCTTCGGGCAGCGCACGACCGCGAGCGGCACGGTGGTGCTCGACGGCGTGCGCGTGCCGGCTTCGCATGTGCTGAACGCGCAGCGCGTATCGGACGAGCCGACGCTCAACGGTCCGCTGTCGCAGATCATTCAGGCGGCGATCGATGCCGGCATCGCGAAGGCCGCGATCGCCGATACCGAGGCGTTCGTGCGCACCCGCACGCGGCCGTGGGTCGACAGCGGCGTGGAGCGGGCGGCCGACGATCCGTTGATCGTCCGCGAGATCGGTCGTCTGCATATCGGGCTGCATGCGGCGGAAGCGCTGCTCGAACGCGCGGCGCGCACGCTCGACGAGATCGGCGCACGCGGCACGGTGACCGACGACGATGTCGCGCGCGCATCGGTCGCGGTCGGCGAAGCGAAGGTGCTGACGACCGAGATCGCGCTGCTCGCGGGCGAGAAGCTGTTCGAGCTGGCCGGCACGCAGTCGACGCTCGCCGAACACAATCTCGACCGGCACTGGCGCAATGCGCGCACGCATACGCTGCACGATCCGGTGCGGTGGAAGTACCACCTCGTCGGCAACTACTACCTGAATGGGGTGCGGCCGGCGCGCCATGCGTGGAACTGAATCGCGCGCGATCCGGCCGGGCAGCCGCAG encodes:
- a CDS encoding LysR family transcriptional regulator, producing the protein MELSEIDLNLLLLFQRLMQERRVSTVAEQMNMSQPGVSNALAKLRRRLGDPLFVRGPGGVVPTPFALRLAEPVAQALSTLHAALNPATGFDPLRATRTMTIGMTDIGEVVFLPALLEHLSRAAPGIALNTVRNTSVNLADEMAGGRVDLAIGLLPQLQGGFYQRRLFDQRYVCLFRRGHPLEEAPLTVDAWREAEHLVVVSAGTGHGQVDEWLKRRRVKRRVRLTVPHFMSVGYILQRTDLIATVPEHLALQLAAPFSLSWRALPVTLPGAPIHMLWHTRVNQDEGNRWLREVVVDLFAETETRGRKAAPARKK
- a CDS encoding SfnB family sulfur acquisition oxidoreductase, with translation MSDTSATIQERQADVKPQVARVIADDTQAIAVAHTLAQRLAEGAAERDRERRLPHDEIEWFSQSGLWAITVPKAYGGAGVSHVTLTEVIKIVAAADASLGQLPQNHFGLVDVITLTGTDAQKRHFFAEILSGKRFGNGFSEKGTKHVLDLKTRVRRDGDEYVVDGTKFYSTGALFAHYVPVLGLDDAQRAWLAYVPQPTPGLTVIDDWSGFGQRTTASGTVVLDGVRVPASHVLNAQRVSDEPTLNGPLSQIIQAAIDAGIAKAAIADTEAFVRTRTRPWVDSGVERAADDPLIVREIGRLHIGLHAAEALLERAARTLDEIGARGTVTDDDVARASVAVGEAKVLTTEIALLAGEKLFELAGTQSTLAEHNLDRHWRNARTHTLHDPVRWKYHLVGNYYLNGVRPARHAWN
- a CDS encoding acyl-CoA dehydrogenase family protein, with amino-acid sequence MTSSHADTDLSTGTDYDALASRFRPIFERIAAGTAERERRRELPHEAIGWLKAAGFGAVRLPVRDGGAGASLPQLFQLLTELAAADSNLPQALRGHFAFVEDWLNAPPGPQRTIWFDRFASSQLVGNAWSEAGDVPLGQTITKVSEQNGRLVLNGRKFYSTGSLFADWIDVFAQRAHDGSDVIVAVATAQPGVIREDDWDGFGQTTTGSGTTRFEDAAVDADHVTDFARRFRYQTAFYQLFHVATLAGIGRAIVRDAGELVRGRTRVYSHGNAARAGDDAQLQQVIGEIASWAYAADALALRAAQPLQHAYLARFGNDDEAEHAANVAAEIESAQSQLVVSELVLRAATRLFDALGASATRSPTALDRHWRNARTVSSHNPLVYKARIVGDWVINGRTPPFVWRVGNGADAAAGTETGTAR
- a CDS encoding LLM class flavin-dependent oxidoreductase; the protein is MSKTIRFNAFEMNCVGHQSPGLWAHPRDRSWQYKDLDYWTDLARVLERGIFDAIFIADVIGYYDVYQGSNYHALHQAAQIPVNDPLQLAAPIAMATEHLGIGITASTTFEHPYTFARRLSTADHHTKGRLAWNIVTSYLESGAKNVGDNGLRTHDDRYAVAAEYVEVLYKLFEGSWEDGAVVRDRDGRVFTHPEKVHEIGHKGRFFDVPGYHLCEPSPQRTPVLFQAGASGPGKAFAAQHAECVFVAAPTRPQLARYVADVRAQAAAAGRDPRDVLIYNLVTVIVDETDEKAQAKFDEYRRYVSYDGSLVFMSGWTGIDFGQYAPTDPVRRVETNAIVSAVEHLAGGDTAWTIEELAAWGGIGGMGPVFVGSAQTVADILQEWVEATDVDGFNLAYAVAHETFEDIVRYLVPELQRRGVYPTEYAPGTLREKLFGGSARLPDAHPAARFRDIEQVKRDTEQVADYA
- a CDS encoding FAD-dependent monooxygenase: MQTNLKLAIVGAGIGGLTLALALRERGIDAQLYEQTDVLREVGAAVALSANATRFYERMGLRPAFDAVCAEIPALVYRDGRSGAVIGHHRGEPDYRRQFGGSYWGVHRADLQAILSKAVGMEQIHLGHRLVDLAQHPDRVTLTFDNGERVDADLVIGADGARSITRRWMLGYDDVLYSGCSGFRGVVPAERMDLLPDPETIQFWVGPHGHLLHYPIGDNGDQNFLLVERHPSPWPSRDWVMPAEEGEQLRLFKDWHPAVVQMISAVPISQRWGLFHRPPLGRWSRGRVTLIGDAAHALVPHHGQGANQSIEDAVVLAAQLAMAGPGNWREAQEAYERLRRGRTRKVQYASISAADVLHLPDGPAAQARNARLGERDSVLHHLDWIHDFDALADEPNERQGGTWL
- a CDS encoding SDR family oxidoreductase; the protein is MSVSQKFAAVTGAGSGIGRAAAIALANAGFTVALIGRNEASLRETREAITTAHGDAHTFRADVTDEASVEHAFSRIAEQFGRLDVLFNNAGRNAPAVPLDEYEFGVWNDVVATNLTGVFLCARAAWRLMKAQTPQGGRIINNGSISAYTPRPNTIAYTATKHAVAGITKSLALDGRTYNIACSQIDIGNAATSLTERMTDGVLQADGRMAPEARMDVTHVANAVVQMANLPLDTNILNMTIMATTMPFVGRG